From Zea mays cultivar B73 chromosome 3, Zm-B73-REFERENCE-NAM-5.0, whole genome shotgun sequence:
TGGTTCCATTCCCGGGCGTGTTCGCATCCATCGTGACCATATCAGCGGTGATGCAAGAATCCGAGCCGACTACTTTTGCGCGCAACCGGTGTACACGGATGCACAATTTCGGAGGAGGTATGTTTTTTGTTACGCACATCTATTCACGTCCATTGTACGTACTTCACACTTGTACTGAAATATAGGTTTATCCAATCTAGGTTTCGCATGCGTCGTCATGTGTTCGAGCGGCTCGTTCTTGCGGTGCAACAAGTGGATCCCTACTTCGTTCAACGTCCAAACTGTGCCGGTGAGCTTGGTCTATCTGCCCttcagaaagttgttgctgcCGTACGTATACTTGCATATGGTGTTCCTGCGGATGCCGTTGACGAATACGTACGCATTGGTGAATCTACGGCACATGAGGCTTTGAAACACTTTTGCACCGCCATCCAAACCGCTTTTGGGGGGTACTATCTCAGGAAACCAACTCCTGCTGATATCGCTAGGCTTCTCCAAGTTGGAGAGGCACGCGGCTTCCCCGGTATGCTAGGTAGTGtcgattgcatgcattgggagtggcgtaACTGCCCAACTGCATGGAAGGGGATGTTTACTGGTCGGGGTAAACACCCTACAATGATCCTCGAAGCTGTTGCCTCATATGACCTATGGATTTGGCATGCATACTTTGGCATGCCCGGTAGCTGTAACGACATCAATGTTCTTCAACGTTCTAACCTGTTTGATTCGCATCTTACCGGTGATAGTCCACCAGTCACTTTCTCTGTCAATGGACACACGTACAACATGGGATATTACCTAGCAGATGGTATTTATCCGGACTGGCCAGCGTTTGTGAAGACAATCCGTCACCCGTATGATGTCAGGACACAACACTTTGCCACTATTCAAGAGTCCGCTAGAAAAGACATTGAAAGAACATTTGGAGTACTACAGAAGCGATGGGCCATAGTTCGTGGTCCTGCATATGGTTGGTCTCCACAACACATTGGAGATATAATGAAAACTTGCATCATCTTGCACAACATGATCGTAGAAGATGAAGGTCCTTCGTCTTTGAACACAAGCTTCGACAACATCGGAGTTTTGGCCGACACTTCTCATGGTTCCATGTCCGAGCGCAATGAGTTCATAAACAATAGGTACGACCAACTACATGATGCAGTTAAATATAATCAGTTGCAGGTTGATCTAatccaccaccactgggcgcggcTTGGATCGGGAGCTACTTAAGTATGTAGTTTATGTTAGTACCATCAATAAAATGTCGTAGTGTCATGTGTAATGTCGTATGTTCTGTTTGTCTGAAGCTAGTATGCAGTAATGTCGTTGGTTATGTTTGTCCCAAGCTATTTTGTGTAATGGTGGTTTGCAAGTACTGCAATATGATGAAGCTAGTCTACTATTATTATGCATCAACATTATTGTACAACCCCTACAATGCACAAGTGCA
This genomic window contains:
- the LOC103651519 gene encoding protein ALP1-like, which encodes MNPFIDSNIFVRMAQDMEDEDHDLEVATYQHRRRRALNERRYAGSIPGRVRIHRDHISGDARIRADYFCAQPVYTDAQFRRRFRMRRHVFERLVLAVQQVDPYFVQRPNCAGELGLSALQKVVAAVRILAYGVPADAVDEYVRIGESTAHEALKHFCTAIQTAFGGYYLRKPTPADIARLLQVGEARGFPGMLGSVDCMHWEWRNCPTAWKGMFTGRGKHPTMILEAVASYDLWIWHAYFGMPGSCNDINVLQRSNLFDSHLTGDSPPVTFSVNGHTYNMGYYLADGIYPDWPAFVKTIRHPYDVRTQHFATIQESARKDIERTFGVLQKRWAIVRGPAYGWSPQHIGDIMKTCIILHNMIVEDEGPSSLNTSFDNIGVLADTSHGSMSERNEFINNRYDQLHDAVKYNQLQVDLIHHHWARLGSGAT